In the genome of Rhodamnia argentea isolate NSW1041297 chromosome 3, ASM2092103v1, whole genome shotgun sequence, one region contains:
- the LOC115726907 gene encoding cytochrome P450 704C1-like isoform X1, giving the protein MDINVLSATLYSVALVPLALSIAFALLLLKTFTGKSLRSSKYPPVRGAVFVQLVHFNRLYDYLTRLVRRSPTIRFLALDQSEIYTVNPRNVEHILKTNFDKYSKGKYNEGIMKDLFGEGIFVADGEKWKKQRKVASFEFATRVLRDFSCRMFRKNAAKLVKVVEELSVASEGFDMQDMLMRCTLDSIFKVGFGVELNCLEGSSQEGRVFMKAFDEAGALTYRRYVDPSWQLKRFLNIGSEAHLRKNIKLIDNFVHQLIRTKKNQLAEQREHNDKEDILSRFLLESEKDPENMNEKYLRDVILNFMIAGKDTSANTLSWFLYMLCKHPLVQQKIVEEIKHVIGDQASEATPDSFVERITDPVLDQMHYLHATLTETLRLYPAVPLDGRCAETDDVLPDGFHVKKGDNVNYLAYSMGRMHNIWGEDAEDFKPERWLKDGIFQKESPFKFVAFHVRFFILSWS; this is encoded by the exons ATGGACATCAACGTCTTGTCCGCGACGCTCTACTCCGTGGCACTAGTTCCCCTCGCTCTCTCCATCGCCTTTGCACTCCTCCTCCTGAAAACCTTCACGGGCAAGTCCCTCCGAAGCTCTAAGTATCCACCCGTTCGCGGCGCGGTCTTTGTTCAACTCGTCCACTTCAACCGGCTCTATGACTACCTGACAAGGCTTGTGAGGAGATCTCCGACAATCCGGTTCCTTGCCCTGGACCAGAGTGAGATTTACACAGTCAATCCGAGGAATGTCGAGCACATATTAAAGACCAACTTCGATAAGTACTCGAAGGGAAAGTACAACGAAGGTATAATGAAGGATTTGTTCGGAGAGGGGATTTTCGTGGCGGATGGAGAGAAGTGGAAGAAGCAGAGGAAGGTCGCGAGCTTCGAGTTTGCGACAAGGGTGCTCAGAGATTTTAGCTGTCGCATGTTCAGGAAGAATGCTGCGAAGCTGGTCAAGGTCGTGGAGGAGTTATCAGTTGCTTCAGAGGGATTCGATATGCAA GATATGTTGATGAGATGCACTTTGGATTCCATCTTCAAAGTTGGATTTGGAGTGGAGTTGAATTGCTTGGAAGGATCAAGCCAGGAGGGAAGAGTCTTCATGAAAGCTTTTGATGAGGCGGGTGCACTGACCTACCGGCGATACGTCGATCCCTCTTGGCAGCTCAAAAGATTTCTCAACATTGGTTCAGAAGCTCATCTTAGGAAGAACATTAAACTCATCGACAATTTCGTGCATCAACTTATCAGAACCAAGAAGAATCAACTAGCCGAGCAGCGGGAACAT AATGACAAGGAGGATATTCTCTCGAGATTTTTGCTCGAGAGCGAGAAAGATCCCGAGAATATGAACGAGAAGTACTTGAGGGATGTAATTCTGAATTTCATGATCGCCGGAAAAGATACTAGCGCAAATACCTTATCGTGGTTCCTCTACATGCTCTGTAAACACCCTCTGGTGCAGCAAAAGATTGTCGAAGAAATAAAGCATGTGATCGGAGATCAAGCGAGTGAAGCTACCCCTGACTCTTTCGTGGAAAGAATAACTGATCCGGTGCTCGATCAAATGCACTATCTTCATGCCACGCTCACAGAGACTTTGAGGCTGTATCCTGCAGTCCCGCTG GATGGAAGATGTGCCGAGACAGATGATGTTCTCCCAGATGGCTTCCACGTGAAAAAGGGGGACAACGTCAATTACTTGGCTTACTCAATGGGAAGAATGCACAACATATGGGGAGAAGATGCAGAGGATTTCAAACCCGAAAGATGGTTGAAGGAtggaattttccaaaaagaatCGCCTTTCAAATTTGTTGCGTTCCATGTTCGTTTCTTTATCCTAA GCTGGTCCTAG
- the LOC115726911 gene encoding protein PXR1 isoform X1: MVGKGRRRREKNFRAAHGGGTTLPPPPDPSQVDALPSKLRKLISFASSRPPPPQDAAKDSKDYKASKKREMREDEKHSGKGGLESKATTSEVGGGDEKLTTPWNNNNEISQKNASKKRKRKGKKGQPEDLRFQAVESSTSSRRKERKKMYRESRKKKHKKANDKDDMDFPGHEKVKFGDIVEAPPKLAAIPKGLKTRQNVSQQRLRLQAIEAYRNRRGWAPQPGSQLPSTIGSSLSS; the protein is encoded by the exons atggtgGGAAAAGGGAGGCGGCGGAGAGAGAAGAACTTTAGGGCGGCTCACGGCGGTGGAACCACCCTCCCTCCTCCACCCGACCCCTCCCAGGTCGACGCTCTGCCTTCCAAGCTTCGCAAGCTCATCTCCTTCGCTTCCTCTCGACCTCCACCTCCCCAAG atGCTGCAAAGGATTCGAAGGACTATAAGGCCAGCAAAAAGAGGGAGATGCGAGAGGATGAA aaaCACTCTGGGAAGGGTGGGCTTGAATCAAAAGCTACTACAAGTGAAGTTGGAGGTGGTGATGAAAAGTTAACAACACCTTGGAACAACAACAATGAAATCAGTCAGAAGAATGCaagtaaaaagagaaagagaaagggaaagaaagggcAACCCGAAGATCTTCGATTTCAAGCAGTGGAGTCAAGCACCAGTTCTAGAAGGAAGGAACGCAAGAAAAT GtatagagaatcaagaaaaaagaaacacaagaaGGCCAATGATAAGGATGACATGGACTTTCCCGGACATGAGAAGGTCAAATTTGGAGACATTGTTGAAGCTCCGCCCAAATTGGCTGCAATCCCTAAA GGATTGAAGACCCGGCAAAATGTGTCCCAACAGCGACTTCGTTTACAGGCCATTGAGGCGTACAGAAATCGCAGAGGATGGGCACCCCAGCCCGGCAGCCAACTTCCTTCAACAATAGGCTCTTCATTATCATCGTGA
- the LOC115726907 gene encoding cytochrome P450 704C1-like isoform X2, giving the protein MDINVLSATLYSVALVPLALSIAFALLLLKTFTGKSLRSSKYPPVRGAVFVQLVHFNRLYDYLTRLVRRSPTIRFLALDQSEIYTVNPRNVEHILKTNFDKYSKGKYNEGIMKDLFGEGIFVADGEKWKKQRKVASFEFATRVLRDFSCRMFRKNAAKLVKVVEELSVASEGFDMQDMLMRCTLDSIFKVGFGVELNCLEGSSQEGRVFMKAFDEAGALTYRRYVDPSWQLKRFLNIGSEAHLRKNIKLIDNFVHQLIRTKKNQLAEQREHNDKEDILSRFLLESEKDPENMNEKYLRDVILNFMIAGKDTSANTLSWFLYMLCKHPLVQQKIVEEIKHVIGDQASEATPDSFVERITDPVLDQMHYLHATLTETLRLYPAVPLDGRCAETDDVLPDGFHVKKGDNVNYLAYSMGRMHNIWGEDAEDFKPERWLKDGIFQKESPFKFVAFHAGPRVCLGKDFAYRQMKIVSIALLRFFRFRLADETRHVTYKVTFTLHMDNGLHLRAVPRLAT; this is encoded by the exons ATGGACATCAACGTCTTGTCCGCGACGCTCTACTCCGTGGCACTAGTTCCCCTCGCTCTCTCCATCGCCTTTGCACTCCTCCTCCTGAAAACCTTCACGGGCAAGTCCCTCCGAAGCTCTAAGTATCCACCCGTTCGCGGCGCGGTCTTTGTTCAACTCGTCCACTTCAACCGGCTCTATGACTACCTGACAAGGCTTGTGAGGAGATCTCCGACAATCCGGTTCCTTGCCCTGGACCAGAGTGAGATTTACACAGTCAATCCGAGGAATGTCGAGCACATATTAAAGACCAACTTCGATAAGTACTCGAAGGGAAAGTACAACGAAGGTATAATGAAGGATTTGTTCGGAGAGGGGATTTTCGTGGCGGATGGAGAGAAGTGGAAGAAGCAGAGGAAGGTCGCGAGCTTCGAGTTTGCGACAAGGGTGCTCAGAGATTTTAGCTGTCGCATGTTCAGGAAGAATGCTGCGAAGCTGGTCAAGGTCGTGGAGGAGTTATCAGTTGCTTCAGAGGGATTCGATATGCAA GATATGTTGATGAGATGCACTTTGGATTCCATCTTCAAAGTTGGATTTGGAGTGGAGTTGAATTGCTTGGAAGGATCAAGCCAGGAGGGAAGAGTCTTCATGAAAGCTTTTGATGAGGCGGGTGCACTGACCTACCGGCGATACGTCGATCCCTCTTGGCAGCTCAAAAGATTTCTCAACATTGGTTCAGAAGCTCATCTTAGGAAGAACATTAAACTCATCGACAATTTCGTGCATCAACTTATCAGAACCAAGAAGAATCAACTAGCCGAGCAGCGGGAACAT AATGACAAGGAGGATATTCTCTCGAGATTTTTGCTCGAGAGCGAGAAAGATCCCGAGAATATGAACGAGAAGTACTTGAGGGATGTAATTCTGAATTTCATGATCGCCGGAAAAGATACTAGCGCAAATACCTTATCGTGGTTCCTCTACATGCTCTGTAAACACCCTCTGGTGCAGCAAAAGATTGTCGAAGAAATAAAGCATGTGATCGGAGATCAAGCGAGTGAAGCTACCCCTGACTCTTTCGTGGAAAGAATAACTGATCCGGTGCTCGATCAAATGCACTATCTTCATGCCACGCTCACAGAGACTTTGAGGCTGTATCCTGCAGTCCCGCTG GATGGAAGATGTGCCGAGACAGATGATGTTCTCCCAGATGGCTTCCACGTGAAAAAGGGGGACAACGTCAATTACTTGGCTTACTCAATGGGAAGAATGCACAACATATGGGGAGAAGATGCAGAGGATTTCAAACCCGAAAGATGGTTGAAGGAtggaattttccaaaaagaatCGCCTTTCAAATTTGTTGCGTTCCAT GCTGGTCCTAGGGTCTGCCTCGGGAAGGATTTTGCTTATCGCCAGATGAAAATAGTTTCGATAGCTCTCCTTCGCTTCTTCCGTTTCAGATTAGCTGATGAAACTAGACATGTAACCTACAAGGTCACATTCACTCTTCACATGGACAATGGCTTACATCTTCGTGCTGTTCCCAGATTGGCTACGTAA
- the LOC115726899 gene encoding cytochrome P450 704C1-like, which translates to MDINIVSAMLYSAALIPLALSIAFALLLLKTFTGKSLRSSKYPPVRGTVFAQLVYFNQLYDYMAGLMRRSPTIRLLALDQSEIYTVDPRNVEHILKTNFDKYTKGKNNIDIMKDLFGEGIFVVDGEKWKKQRKVASFEFATRVLRDFSCRVFRKNAAKLVKVVEELSAASEGFDMQDMLMRCTLDSIFKVGFGVELNCLEGSSKEGTLFMKAFDEANALLYWRYVDPSWKLKRLLNIGSEARLRNNITLVDNFVHQLIRTKRNQLPMQRERNDKEDILSRFLLEGEKDPENMSEKYLRDIILNFMIAGKDTSANTLSWFLYMLCKHPLVQQKIFDEIKGVIGDQASEANPDCFVERITDPVLDQMHYLHATLTETLRLYPAVPADGRGAETDDVLPDGFHVKKGDGVYYLAYSMGRMHNIWGEDAEDFKPERWLKDGIFQNESPFKFVAFNAGPRICLGKDFAYRQMKIVSIALLRFFRFRVADETRPVTYKVMFTLHIENGLHLRAVPRSAT; encoded by the exons ATGGACATCAATATCGTGTCTGCGATGCTCTACTCTGCAGCACTCATTCCCCTCGCTCTCTCCATCGCCTTTGCTCTCCTCCTCCTAAAAACCTTCACGGGCAAGTCCCTCCGAAGCTCTAAGTATCCGCCCGTCCGCGGGACGGTCTTCGCTCAACTCGTCTACTTCAACCAGCTCTACGACTACATGGCTGGACTCATGAGGAGATCTCCAACGATCCGGCTCCTCGCACTGGACCAAAGCGAGATTTATACGGTCGATCCAAGGAACGTCGAGCACATATTAAAGACCAACTTCGATAAGTACACGAAGGGAAAGAATAATATAGATATAATGAAGGATTTGTTCGGGGAAGGGATTTTCGTGGTGGATGGAGAGAAGTGGAAGAAGCAGAGGAAGGTCGCAAGCTTCGAGTTTGCGACGAGGGTGCTCAGAGATTTCAGCTGTCGCGTGTTCAGGAAGAATGCTGCGAAGCTGGTCAAGGTCGTGGAGGAGTTATCAGCTGCTTCAGAGGGATTCGATATGCAA GATATGTTGATGAGATGCACTTTGGATTCCATCTTCAAAGTTGGATTTGGTGTGGAGTTGAATTGCTTGGAGGGATCAAGCAAAGAGGGAACACTCTTCATGAAAGCTTTTGATGAGGCGAATGCACTACTCTACTGGCGATACGTCGATCCCTCTTGGAAGCTCAAAAGACTTCTCAACATCGGTTCAGAAGCTCGTCTTAGGAATAACATTACACTCGTCGACAATTTCGTGCATCAACTTATCAGGACCAAGAGGAATCAACTCCCCATGCAGCGAGAGCGT AATGACAAGGAGGACATCCTCTCAAGATTTCTGCTCGAGGGCGAGAAAGATCCCGAGAATATGAGTGAGAAGTACTTGAGGGATATAATTCTGAATTTCATGATCGCTGGAAAAGATACAAGTGCAAATACCTTATCATGGTTCCTCTACATGCTCTGCAAACACCCCCTGGTGCAGCAAAAGATTTTCGATGAAATAAAGGGAGTGATAGGAGATCAAGCAAGTGAAGCTAACCCGGATTGTTTCGTGGAAAGAATAACTGATCCGGTGCTCGACCAAATGCACTACCTTCATGCCACGCTCACAGAGACTCTGAGGCTCTATCCAGCAGTTCCGGCG GATGGAAGAGGTGCTGAAACAGATGATGTTCTCCCAGATGGCTTCCACGTGAAAAAAGGGGACGGCGTATATTACTTGGCTTACTCAATGGGAAGAATGCATAATATATGGGGAGAAGATGCCGAGGATTTCAAACCAGAAAGATGGTTGAAGGATGGAATTTTCCAGAACGAATCACCTTTCAAATTTGTTGCATTCAAT GCCGGTCCTAGGATCTGCCTCGGGAAGGATTTTGCATATCGCCAGATGAAAATAGTTTCGATAGCTCTCCTTCGCTTCTTCCGTTTCAGAGTAGCTGATGAAACTAGGCCTGTAACCTACAAGGTCATGTTCACCCTGCACATCGAGAATGGCTTACATCTTCGGGCTGTTCCCAGATCTGCCACATAA
- the LOC115726911 gene encoding protein PXR1 isoform X2, whose amino-acid sequence MVGKGRRRREKNFRAAHGGGTTLPPPPDPSQVDALPSKLRKLISFASSRPPPPQDAAKDSKDYKASKKREMREDEKHSGKGGLESKATTSEVGGGDEKLTTPWNNNNEISQKNASKKRKRKGKKGQPEDLRFQAVESSTSSRRKERKKMYRESRKKKHKKANDKDDMDFPGHEKVKFGDIVEAPPKLAAIPKGLKTRQNVSQQRLRLQAIEAYRNRRGWAPQPGSQLPSTIGYCR is encoded by the exons atggtgGGAAAAGGGAGGCGGCGGAGAGAGAAGAACTTTAGGGCGGCTCACGGCGGTGGAACCACCCTCCCTCCTCCACCCGACCCCTCCCAGGTCGACGCTCTGCCTTCCAAGCTTCGCAAGCTCATCTCCTTCGCTTCCTCTCGACCTCCACCTCCCCAAG atGCTGCAAAGGATTCGAAGGACTATAAGGCCAGCAAAAAGAGGGAGATGCGAGAGGATGAA aaaCACTCTGGGAAGGGTGGGCTTGAATCAAAAGCTACTACAAGTGAAGTTGGAGGTGGTGATGAAAAGTTAACAACACCTTGGAACAACAACAATGAAATCAGTCAGAAGAATGCaagtaaaaagagaaagagaaagggaaagaaagggcAACCCGAAGATCTTCGATTTCAAGCAGTGGAGTCAAGCACCAGTTCTAGAAGGAAGGAACGCAAGAAAAT GtatagagaatcaagaaaaaagaaacacaagaaGGCCAATGATAAGGATGACATGGACTTTCCCGGACATGAGAAGGTCAAATTTGGAGACATTGTTGAAGCTCCGCCCAAATTGGCTGCAATCCCTAAA GGATTGAAGACCCGGCAAAATGTGTCCCAACAGCGACTTCGTTTACAGGCCATTGAGGCGTACAGAAATCGCAGAGGATGGGCACCCCAGCCCGGCAGCCAACTTCCTTCAACAATAGGCT ATTGCCGA
- the LOC115726911 gene encoding protein PXR1 isoform X3, with translation MVGKGRRRREKNFRAAHGGGTTLPPPPDPSQVDALPSKLRKLISFASSRPPPPQDAAKDSKDYKASKKREMREDEKHSGKGGLESKATTSEVGGGDEKLTTPWNNNNEISQKNASKKRKRKGKKGQPEDLRFQAVESSTSSRRKERKKMYRESRKKKHKKANDKDDMDFPGHEKVKFGDIVEAPPKLAAIPKTRQNVSQQRLRLQAIEAYRNRRGWAPQPGSQLPSTIGSSLSS, from the exons atggtgGGAAAAGGGAGGCGGCGGAGAGAGAAGAACTTTAGGGCGGCTCACGGCGGTGGAACCACCCTCCCTCCTCCACCCGACCCCTCCCAGGTCGACGCTCTGCCTTCCAAGCTTCGCAAGCTCATCTCCTTCGCTTCCTCTCGACCTCCACCTCCCCAAG atGCTGCAAAGGATTCGAAGGACTATAAGGCCAGCAAAAAGAGGGAGATGCGAGAGGATGAA aaaCACTCTGGGAAGGGTGGGCTTGAATCAAAAGCTACTACAAGTGAAGTTGGAGGTGGTGATGAAAAGTTAACAACACCTTGGAACAACAACAATGAAATCAGTCAGAAGAATGCaagtaaaaagagaaagagaaagggaaagaaagggcAACCCGAAGATCTTCGATTTCAAGCAGTGGAGTCAAGCACCAGTTCTAGAAGGAAGGAACGCAAGAAAAT GtatagagaatcaagaaaaaagaaacacaagaaGGCCAATGATAAGGATGACATGGACTTTCCCGGACATGAGAAGGTCAAATTTGGAGACATTGTTGAAGCTCCGCCCAAATTGGCTGCAATCCCTAAA ACCCGGCAAAATGTGTCCCAACAGCGACTTCGTTTACAGGCCATTGAGGCGTACAGAAATCGCAGAGGATGGGCACCCCAGCCCGGCAGCCAACTTCCTTCAACAATAGGCTCTTCATTATCATCGTGA